The Microbacterium schleiferi genome contains the following window.
GTTTCGCCGCCCCACTGCCGGGCTGATGGAAGTTTCGGGCCTGCTTGCGGGCATCGAGCACATCGGAGACCTGCTGCCAGGTGTCCTCGTCCAAGATCGCGGGCCACGCGGCGGTCGTCTGCATCAGGGAGGTTTTCGACCGGGTGCCGTCCGGCAACAACGGTCGATACTCCCGTACCCCCTTGATCGAGGGGTTGCGCAGCACCAGTTTGAGTGTCCGATCCGACCACCGGCACCCGTGCGTCGTACGGATACCCCGCCGGTTCCAGTCGGTGAGAATCCGGTACAACGTCTCTCCGGCCAGCACCCGCCGCGCGGCTTCCCGCACCAACTCGGCAGCCTCGGGGTCGATCACGAGCGTGTGGTTCTCGGCGCGGTAGCCGAACGGCACCTGCCCACCATGCCAAGTGCCCTCGATGGCCTGCTGCTTCGCCGCCCGAGCGACACGGCGGGCGGTGTCGGCTGAGGACTTGTTCGCCATCGCGACCAGCACCCGCGCCATCGCCACATCAGAATCCGTATCCAACCTCAGCGAGCCGGTCACGGAGCGGACGCTGAAGCCGTTGAGTACCTTGGCGTCGATCAGGTCTTCCAAGTCTCTCGGGTCGCGCACCGCCCGATCCAGGTCGTAGGCGATCATCACCCCGGCGCGCTGCTCGCTGAGGTGCTTCAACATCGCGCGGAACTCCGGGCGCACCACGCGCCGCACCCGCTCACCCGTCGGGAGTGTGATCGTGCGCTGCTTGAACGCCGACGTGTCGTTCTCCCGGTACACCTGGGCGACTTCCCACCCGTGCGCTGCCGCATACGCCCGGCAGTCAGCTTCCTGCCGGTCAACACCGCGCTCGGTGCCCTCGGGATCATCACTGATCCGCACATACACCACCGCCCGCAACGACGGCGACGCCTGCGCCGTCGCCTGGTCGTTCGGCTCATTGCCTGCGGTTCGTTCCTGCTGATCGTGGCTCATCTCAGCCACCGCCTTCCTAGCTCTCATCGAGAGGTAGGTGCGTTTACAGAACCTCGGCTACTCGTGCACGACGACTCGGGCGAACCGCGCAAGATCATCATCTTCACCGAGCACAAGGACACCCTTGACTACCTGCGGCAGAAGATCACGACGCAGCTGGGTCGCCCGGAGTCGGTCATCACGATTCACGGCGGCACGCGCCGCGAAGACCGCAAGGCGGCGCGCGAGCAGTTCACCTACGACCGCAACACCGTCGTGCTCCTGGCGACGGATGCCGCGGGCGAAGGCCTCAACCTGCAGCGGGCGCACCTCATGGTCAATTACGACCTGCCGTGGAACCCGAACCGGATCGAGCAGCGTTTCGGCCGCATCCACCGCATCGGCCAGCGGGAAGTGTGCCACTTGTGGAACATGGTCGCGAAGGACACACGCGAGGGGGACGTGTTCACGCGGTTGCTGTCGAAGATCGACCAGATGTCGATCGCGTACAACGGCAACCTGTTCAACGTTCTCGGCGACGCGGATGCTTTCCAGGAGAAGTCGCTCCGTGAACTGCTGATCGAGGCGATCCGGTACGGCGACGAGCCGGAACGCAAGGCCGAGCTCGACCGAGTCATCGACGCGAGCGTCGCCCACGGGCTCGACACCATGGTCGCTGAACGAGCCTTGCACCCCGAGATGTACTCCTCGCTCAATCTCGAAGAGATCCGTGAGCGGATGGAGAAGGCCCGCGAGCGACGCCTGCAGCCCGGATACATCGCGGCGTTCTTCCTCCCCGCCTTCGAACGCCTCGGTGGCCGTATCCGTCGGCGCGAGAAGGGCCGATACGAGATCACGCGGATACCACAGCGCGTCATCGACACGGCACGCCGACTCAACCGGTGGGCACCTGTGCCGGAGCGGTACGAACGAGCCACGTTCGAGACTGCACACGTTCGCCCCGAGAATCAGACACAGGCGGCACTTCTCGCCCCCGGCCACCCGCTCCTCCAAGCGGTCATCGAACTCACGATCGAAGACCTCGGGCCCGTGCTCAAACGAGGAACCGTGTTCGTCGATCGCCGTGAACAGCAATCCGAGCACACTGCACTGCTGTATGCCGTCGAGCAGCGCATCCAGAACGCCACCACCGATGCCGACACCGTGTCGCACCACTTCGACTACCCCGTCCTCGACACCACGGGGGCTGTCACGCTCGCTGCTGCGCCGCCCTACCTCGACTACGACGCACCACACGCGGGTGAGGCTGCGGCAATCGCCGAGGTCCTCGCGGACGAGTGGGCAAACAGCGACCATGAACGCTCTATCCGGACGTGGGCGTATCGAGACGGACTCGCACCTCGCATGGACGAACTCGCCGCGCGGATAGCCGTGGATGTCGACCGCACCCGCGTGCAGGTCAAGGAACGCCTCCTGGCCGAGATCAACCATTGGGACCGCGAGCACAATCGCCTCGAAGCGCTCGAACGCTCCGGCACCATAGGCCGCCTCCGCGCCGACGCCGCGCTCCAGCGAGCCCGCCAGCTCGACGAACGACTCGACAAGCGGCTCCGCGCCCTCGACGAGAGCACGCAACTCGTCGCACTTCCCGCCGTTGTCCGCGGGTCAGCACTCGTCGTGCCGAGCAAACGACTGTCGCCTGGCGACGAGGATGCCGCGCCTCAGACCTTCGCGCGCAACACCGAGCTCGTCGAACGCCGAGCCGTCGAAGCCGTTCTCGCTACCGAACGCGCACTCGGCCGCACGCCCCACGAG
Protein-coding sequences here:
- a CDS encoding helicase-related protein: MHDDSGEPRKIIIFTEHKDTLDYLRQKITTQLGRPESVITIHGGTRREDRKAAREQFTYDRNTVVLLATDAAGEGLNLQRAHLMVNYDLPWNPNRIEQRFGRIHRIGQREVCHLWNMVAKDTREGDVFTRLLSKIDQMSIAYNGNLFNVLGDADAFQEKSLRELLIEAIRYGDEPERKAELDRVIDASVAHGLDTMVAERALHPEMYSSLNLEEIRERMEKARERRLQPGYIAAFFLPAFERLGGRIRRREKGRYEITRIPQRVIDTARRLNRWAPVPERYERATFETAHVRPENQTQAALLAPGHPLLQAVIELTIEDLGPVLKRGTVFVDRREQQSEHTALLYAVEQRIQNATTDADTVSHHFDYPVLDTTGAVTLAAAPPYLDYDAPHAGEAAAIAEVLADEWANSDHERSIRTWAYRDGLAPRMDELAARIAVDVDRTRVQVKERLLAEINHWDREHNRLEALERSGTIGRLRADAALQRARQLDERLDKRLRALDESTQLVALPAVVRGSALVVPSKRLSPGDEDAAPQTFARNTELVERRAVEAVLATERALGRTPHEMPRNNPGYDIQSFDPDGRIHYIEVKGRIEGSDTFTITTNEVTFAQTQGDRHRLALVLVSPDGEKRDRLRYVMDAFTHIEPSATTRSYNEEWHDYWDRGGPPR
- a CDS encoding recombinase family protein, which gives rise to MSHDQQERTAGNEPNDQATAQASPSLRAVVYVRISDDPEGTERGVDRQEADCRAYAAAHGWEVAQVYRENDTSAFKQRTITLPTGERVRRVVRPEFRAMLKHLSEQRAGVMIAYDLDRAVRDPRDLEDLIDAKVLNGFSVRSVTGSLRLDTDSDVAMARVLVAMANKSSADTARRVARAAKQQAIEGTWHGGQVPFGYRAENHTLVIDPEAAELVREAARRVLAGETLYRILTDWNRRGIRTTHGCRWSDRTLKLVLRNPSIKGVREYRPLLPDGTRSKTSLMQTTAAWPAILDEDTWQQVSDVLDARKQARNFHQPGSGAAKRLYPFSGLIRCSTCGRAMLHRGQVYQCVQQVPGGCNRSIRSGDLTKLVEEAVLATFEQITLNPAKRQSPGADQAARVGLAATLDADRERLARLDDDYYDGLIDKSMWVRQRSRIAERIERTRREYAATVPEHTGPSIDMTTVAQEWADRTPMWQHQAASLVLEAVLVHALPRGMNGATPARRRNETVEAFHARREVYRAGILAHRVEFVWRA